GCCTCGCCCCAGCACTTCAAAGGCCGCTGGCAGCCCTGTGGTCACTCCCGGCTCCCACGCAGCCCAGCCGGAGGGGCGGGCCGGGCACAGGAGCCCCGGCAGCCGAGTCCTTCTCGGGCAGCTTCAAAGCGCTGGGTGGGCAGCCCTGCGGTTATATCCCCAGGACAGGCGGTGTCGGGGGGGACAGGAAGGGGTAATAAGGGGCCCCTCTGCTTCTGTGTACTCCCCACTCCACTGCCTTCCTGGGTGGGCTCTGGGTAAAGGCCCAGACACTCTCCTGGCCCCGGATCCTGTCCTGGGGCCTGGATGCCTGGGGCGGAGATGCCCTGGTGGTGTATGTTGTGTGTGGGGCCCAAGTGGGCTCACCCTGGAGTGCAGCCCCCCTAGAGAAACCTCAGGAACCAAAGTGGGGGGCACCCCTCCTGGACTCCTCAGGGCCCTGGCTGAGCTAAGGGGATGCGGCGgacagcctttcctttctcccccgTCCCCCCTCCCTTCTCGCCCCACTTTCCTGCCTGAAGCGGGGgcagctgggaggggaggggacagagggaagAAGGGCCTGCCTGTCTAGGCCCTGCagcagccctgcccccacccaccacgGAGGTGGGCTGGCTGGGCTGCGGTGGGCTTGACCTCGAGCCAGCTCCCCAGGGACCCGAGAAGTGAGAAGGGTGGGGGAGCCAGAGCCGGGAGCAGCAGACTTTGAGAACAGAGAGTGCCTGTGCGCAAGTGGGGGAGGAAACTTCCAGGGTCCCCTGGGGTCAGCTCCAGGACAGTTGCCATTTTTAATCTACACAAGAGACTTAGAAGGAGCCGCGAGGGCTGTAACCTAGATCCGCTCCAGCCTCCAGCCGCTCCCAGCAGTGCAGCCCAAGaacagccccctccccctgccgTGTGCCCAGACAGGCTGAGCAGACCCTTGTGGAGACCCCATCCAGGGTCCTCGGGGGCCTTGCAGGGTCCTGCCTACTCTGGACTGGATTtgtgccccacccccagtctccagactcttcccctcctcctccatctggGGTGTAGTGGAGGGCTCATGAAAGAGCTCCACTAGTGAGCCCCGAGCCCTGACACCTGGCCTAAGCAGAAGTCGGCTTCAGCCCACCCACTCAGGCAGGTGGGAGACCCACACCCCAGGAAGGATGGCCTAAGGCCACCCTTAGGCCTAAGGACGGCTACCCCTACCCTCTCCACGTCCAGGCTGCCTCCTGCTCTCCAGAGGAGAGCTGAGGGCTCAGCTCCTGAGACCCCACCCTCCTACCACCCTTCCAGCCTCTTTACTCTTGGGGTGACTGCCGAGACCCAGGATGCTGCTGGGGGTGGAATGGGGGCTTCCCGGTAACAGTTTCCAAAGAGGAACTGCCACACCCCTGGGGCAGCTGGAAGAGGTGACCAGTGCTGGGGTGGGGACTCCAGCTCCCTCCAGTTCTCAAGGACCTCTGCCTGGGCCACCCCTTTGGAGACACCGCCCCCATTCTGTCTCACCACCAGGAGAAAAATGTTGATAGTTCTGTGTGGAGGAACCAGGAAGCAGAGGCAACTTCCGTGCCCTCTGGGGACCTGGGCCCGCCCCGCCACAGAGTCTGAGTCCCCAGGAGAGACTCTATGCGTGGGGACCAGGGCTCCAGCTGGGGAGGCGGCTGGGGCAGGTGGATGAGGAGCCATCTCAGGCCCTCCACTCTGGTCCCctttcccaccaccaccactggttTTCAGGGGCCCATGCTGAAAACGTACCACCCCAATCGCCAAAACCTGCCTCCCAGGCCAAGCGTACCCCATCCTTTCCATCACCCCCAACCTGCATAATCTCCCCTTGCCAGAGCCACGGCTGGCTGAGATCCAGGCCATGGTTTCCATCTGGCCACCATGAGAGAGGCTGGCCAGTCTGGAGGTCCCACAGGTGAGGGGCCTCCCAGGGGCAGCAGGCAAAAAGCAGGGCTGGATTGCCTGACTAATGGAATGGCTCCTGGTGCCTGGTCAGCTGGTCAGTATCAGTCAACATTCATTAAGCTTATAGATACACAGACCGGCAAATACTGAACCACCACACTCCTGGCCATGCTGGGGAGCTCCCTACATGACTCAGGCCAGCACAAGCTTTTGGAAAAGCAATCTggcaacccccccaccccccggccccgAGGCACACTCTTAGGACTCTGGTGTGGTGAAGAAGCCCTGAGAGGCAGGGTCCTTGGGCAAGGGTGCTGCTGGCAGCCACGGCTGAAGGGAAAGATCTGGAAACCTGGGTCCCTACCAGCAGAGGGGGCACTGGGGCATTAGTGTCTCACGGTGGGAGGAGTGGCGGCTGGCATCTGCAGGCGTGCAGTGACACTCATGAGAAAGGCCACTGCCCAGCAACGTGCACATGATAAAATACCCCACTAGCCGGGCCGGTGGGTGGGCATGTCTGTGGGCAAGAAGAGAAGGTTATGGTCTCTGGGTACCAGAGAGGAGACTGGTAAGgactgtttcctttcctgtgcccTGCATGACTCATGGCAGGGAGCCCATGTGACACTGTGAATAACATCATGTAGCTGACACCTTACATCAAAGCCTGTGCGGGGGCTGCAGCACTGGGGAGGATGAgcccccctccaggggctccCAGCCAGCAGTGACACTGTACCTGGAGTGTGAGGTGACGTTCCCACTTGTGCAGGGGACCCTGGGGACCTCTCGGGAGCCGGGCTATGTGTGGCCTGTGCACAATGCAGCCCCCAGGGGTGGCTTCTTTACCCTGACaggggggcagtgggaggggaggCTGAGACTGACCTgcaggaaggcaggagagggtgTGGGCGTGCATGGCTCCCCACAAACCCCGCCATCCGTGAGGGCGCCGGTAACTCTGTGACTCCAGATGTTCAGCAGCTGTCTTGGCCATTTCCGCCCTCCTCTGACCCCGCATCCGCCAGGAAGCGTCCCCTCCTGGCCTCAGGCTCCCAGCCACCCCCCACCTTCCCTGCACCCCATTTCCTGAGCAGAGGCGTTTGTGCAGACTCAGCTCCCCTCCCGCGGGGCAGCGGCAGCTTTCCCAAGGACAGTGCTGCCTCAGAGCCTGGACGCCCCTGTGAGGGTTCTGATTCCACCCCCGCCACTCCAGCTTCTGGGActggttttctctctctccttccttccttccctgaggTTGGCAGCCTATATCAGGGCCTCTGGGGAAGCTGAGCAGAACTGGCCAGGAGGGAGCCCTGGCGGAGGCCAGAGGTCACAGAGCCCAGCCGTCCCAggctgagggggtgggggagagtgcATGCTCAGATGTCGCCTGGTGGACACTGCTGGGTGGCCTCTGGGCCACTGCTGGGTGGACACTGCTAGGTTCACAACTCTACCTTCCCTGAGCAACCGGGACACAAGACGTCACTGTGGCTACAGCTGGTCCAGTCTAGTGGGGTCTCCTGGAGAGGAGACAGCTGGAGGAGGGCTTCTTTCTTGTCATGAGCCTTCCTGTCTCAACAAAGCTGGTGGTTCTGGGGCATTTGGGCTCccgtgggctgggggctgggctgggggtcaGGACTCAGGCCAGACACAGGTTAAGGGCCCTGGGGGCGGGGTCAGCAGCTCCAGCCTGCTGACCTCTGCCCCCTAGAATCTAGTCTCTGGCTGCTCCCTCTACTCTGAGCCTCCTGCTCCTCCGGGGGAGCCAAGGGCAGGCATGTGGGCCTGGCCAAAGGAAAGCCTCTATTTCCAACCAAGATGGGAGGCTGCCCCCAGAAGGATGCTGCTCCTCCGCACCCAACCTGTCTTTGCAGGACCATCCTGCAGTACACCCCACTGCATCCTCTGTGTCTCCCGGGACTCGGACTGAGGACGACACAGGGCCTCTGCTCTGCTGCTGGGGTTGCTCCTGAGGGCTCACAAGATGAATCTGGAGCCTCTGAGTCTGCACTTTCCCCCCACCCACCATGCTAGGATATGTGTTTATGAAAGAGGTTCCTAGGAGAGGAAATGCCACATCCTCCTCAAGGTCCCATCTCTACCTCTGACCTCAGGGCTGGGTGGACAGCTCAGGACGGCTAGGACCACCCATCCCCCAGACGTTCTGCCCATCACCTGACCCAGGTTCCCCCACTGCCCCTGCTGCCACCCAAGACACAGGAGAGAGGCGAGGTGGTTACAGGGCAGAAGGAATAGGAGCGGAGCCCTTGCCAAGGGGGACAGTGGACCCTGGGCCACCCTCTTGGGTCTCAGGACCTAACTGATGAGTGAAATAGCCCGGAGTGGGATAGGAGATGGATGATCAGGAAGATCTGGACCTCAGAGCCTGGGGGGAGGCGTCCTGGGGGTAGAGTTTCCAGATTTAGCAAAAAACCAGGATATCCAGTTAGAGTTGAACTTCAGATAAGCAATATTTTCATATGAGTATATTCCATGCAATgtttgggacatacttatactcAGAAAGCTTCAGTTGTTTGCTTGAAATTGAACTTTAACTGGGTTTTCTGTATTTTACCTGGCAATGGGGGTGGAGGATGGACATTCAACCCTCTCAGCTCACTCACTGCCCATCGACCCCTCCTGCCCACAAACCCCAAAGGACAGCAGTGATCCTCAGCTCTGCTTCCCAAGCCGGGTGGGGGCTGACTGGGCCAGCAATGCCTCCAACTCAGCTGCACAGAGCATTAAAACAGAGCGAACTTGGGCCTGGAGCCCTTCCCAGAGGGCTGGGCTCCGGGCCTCCTGGGTTCCAAGGAGTGGGCTGGGTTTTAGGTCCATGCAACTGTTGAAGGCGCCCCTGGAGCCTGgctcttccctgcctccctgcccaccaGGACTCTGTCTCACCCTCATCAGGTGGGCCAGCTCTCACTGGTGCAGGACAGAAAGGAGAACCCAATAAAGCCCTCCAGAAAAGAGGAAGGGACAGCTTGTGGGGTGGTTTCTGGGGGAGGAGGGCTCAACCGGGGGCTCAAAATGAGGAACACTGGCCAGGAAGGACCCACCTGGAGAAGGTCATTGCCTCTGCAGGCGCCAGTGGAAAGAGGATGCAGAACAGGCGGGGGTTTCCAGCCTGCACTCACCCCTTCCTGGGAAAGAAGGTGCGGAGGGCCGGGGTACAGGCAGTGAGCAAAGAGCCCCAGCAGCCATCCTCCACTGCTCCCCCAGGGACTTCATGAGCTTTGCCCCTGCCCCTGGAGTGCTGGCAGAGAACTGCTCCCCCAACCCACTCCCCTCTCCCTCACCCTGCTTGTGGGGGAGGCGGGGCCCATGCAGCCTTTTCAGACTCACAGCCTGATCCCCAGGGCTGCTTCCTCCGGCCTCTGGTCCCTCTCCCACCAGGGTGGGTACTTGGGGGAAGGAGGGCGGGTGGTTCCCACCGCAAGCTGGTTCAAGGGGGTGGGCGGCCCTGCATTTTTCTCAGTGAGACCCAGGAAGAGGTCAGCACTGTCGATTTCCGACCTGTGTGTCCACCTACAGTTCAGGGAGGAGGGTGCGGGGCGCTGCTCAGGCTTAGGTGGAGGTGGGCTTGCCCTTAGGTGAGAGGCTAATGAAATCTCGAGATTCGGGTCAGAGAAGGCCTGTTGAGGGTGTGGCTGCGCCGAGGTTCTGAGGCAGTGTCCCGGGGGGGGCGGGGCAGAACTGGGTCCACCACGCCTTCGAACCCTTTGTGTACAGGTCTCTTCCCAGGCAACGGTGACTCACAAAGCTGGTCCGAGCCAGGCAGAGGCCGACTTCCCTGGGCCCCAGCGGGCCCAGGTCACAAAAGCCACGGGGGCCAAGCCCCAAAGAGACGGCCTGAGGCGGCCTAGGGCGCGCCCACCCCTGCCGCCGCCCGCTGGGCCGGGTCTGGACCTCCCACCGCCACCCCAACACCAGGCCGGCGACTGGGTCTTAGGGCTCGGTCAGCACTCAAGGCCTCGTGTCCATGTGCGTGGTCTGCTTCGTGAAAGCGCTGGTGCACGTGTTCAAGATCTACCTGACAGCCAACTACACCTACAACTTCCGAGGCTGGCCGGTGGACTTCCGCTGGGATGACGTGCGCGCCGCCGCCGGGAGCGGCAGCAGTCACCGCGCGCTGACGTGCGCGGCGGCTGCTGCGGGAGTGTGGCTACTGCGGGGCGCAGCGCTGGGCGAGGACTCGCCGGTTCGGCTGCCGCGCGCGGCGCGCAGCCAGGCGCAGTGCCTCCTGCAGCAGATCCGCGAGCTGCCCAGCCAGCTCGCCAGCTACGCGCTGGCCCACTCGCTGGGCCGTTGGCTTGTGTACCCCGGCTCCATGTTCCTGATGACGCGTgcgctgctgccgctgctgcagCAAGGCCAGGAGCGCCTGGTGGAGCGCTACCGTGGCCGGCGCGCCAAGCTGGTGGCCTGTGACGGCAACGAGATcgacaccatgttcatggaccgCCGCCAGGACCCGGGAAGCCACGGCCGCGGCCTGCGCTTGGTCATCTGCTGCGAGGGCAACGCCGGCTTCTACGAGATGGGCTGCCTATCGGCGCCGCTGGAGGCCGGCTACTCGGTGCTGGGCTGGAACCACCCGGGCTTCGGGGGCAGCACGGGCGCGCCGTTCCCTCAGCATGATGCCAATGCCATGGACGTGGTGGTCAAGTACGCGCTGCACCGCCTGCACTTCCCGCCCGCACACGTGGTGGTCTATGGCTGGTCTATTGGTGGCTTCACGGCCACGTGGGCCACCATGACGTACCCGGAGCTGGGCGCGCTTGTGCTTGATGCCACCTTCGACGATCTCGTGCCGCTGGCATTGAAGGTCATGCCCCACAGCTGGAAAGGGCTGGTGGTGCGCACGGTGCGTGAGCACTTCAATCTCAACGTGGCTGAACAGCTGTGTCGCTACCCTGGGCCGGTGCTGCTGCTCCGGCGCACACAGGACGACGTGGTTAGCACCGCGGGCCACCTGCGCCCCCTGCCGTCGGGCGTCGTGGAGGGCAACCGCGGCAACGAGCTGCTCCTGCGCCTGCTGCAGCACCGCTACCCCGCTGTGATGGCGCGCGAGGGCCTGGCTATCGTTACCCGCTGGCTGCGCGCCGGCAGCCTGGCGCAAGAGGCCGCCTTCTATGCGCGCTACCGCGTGGACGACGAATGGTGCCTATCCCTGCTGCGCTCCTACCTCACGCACTGCGAGGACCAGCAGGAGGACGAGGAGACCTGGGGGTCGCATGGGCTAGCCTTCCCCTGGCTAGTGGGCCAGGGCCTGagcccgcggcggcggcggcagctcgCGCTATTCCTGGCGCGCAAGCACCTCAAAAACGTGGAGGCGACCCATTGCAGTCCGCTGGAACCCGAGGACTTTCAGTTGCCCTGGAGGCTGTAGACGGTGCTTCTGCAGGTCccttcccaacccccaccccaaaccAGTAAAGCTGGCCCTGCCCTGGATCCCGACCTGGTGTCTGGCGGAGGGTGGGGGAGTGCAGAGGGATCTTGCACTCTCTCGCTCACTGGGGTGTTccctctctcctgtctctttttctctccaacACTTGTGAACCCTTCCAATCTGCTCCCAGCTGGTAAAGGGAATGCAAAGATTAACCTGACCCAGTTTATGGCAACCCTGTGTGATGGATGCTTTGACACCTGGAGAGGATGGTGGGAACACAGGCTGTGGGATGCCAGGAGGCGTCCTTCACCTGGTCTGGGTTACAGGATGATTGGGAAAGATGCATGTTGAAGGGTCTGTGAAAGTCGCTCGTAACTATGAAAGGACATTGGCTTTGGAAGGCACTCCTCCTCAGGAGTGCAAGTGCAGTGCTGCTGCTTCATAGGGTTCCTCTACCCCACTCCTGGCTTCTACAGGATGGGGTTCACCTTGGAACCACTGATTCAGAGTAAGTGGCATGTCCTAGTGGGACTACAGACATACCTGACTGACCACTCATTGCTTtgttcctggctcagggatgCCATACAAAATGAAAGACAGGCCCTCTGCCCACCACCATCTGTAATACAGTTGTTTCCTTACCACCTCCCCTAAATTGCATGAAGCAGGGACTACCAGCTGTTCGCAACCACTGGGGATAGGAACTGGCCAGGGTGGGTTCAGCTGGAAactggaaaaactgaaagaaggTAAGTGGGGCAGGCATATAATTGACAGCAGCAGAGCAGGACCTGGCCTGGATGCACCTGGGCCAGTGCAGGCAGAGGCAGGTAAGTAGGGTGACCTAAAGTACCAGGAAGACCTGTGGGGAGGTGAGCTTTGAACTGAGACAATCAGAGTTACCCAGGTAAAGGAAGGGGCTTCCTTCCTAGGGATCAGTACATGCAGAGTGACTTGGCTGTTAGGTGGAATGCTGTCCAGAAAGGTCAGATCCTTGAGGGTTTGAATACCACTAAATGGTTGCTTGCAGAGGCAACTAGGTAGCCAAAGAAGGGTAGTTGTGGGACTTGTTTTAGTGGGACCGGGTTGCCTAACGGCTATATACCTCTCCTTTGACAAATCTAGGCAACTTCTCCAGAGTCATCTGGAGGCAACTCAACTAGCTGAGTGATGACAAGTaactctggcctcagtttcctcatctgtaagggtGAGGGCCCCACCTGGCTCCAACCCGGAGAGGGAACAGGTGGTCATGCCTTTTTCCACGCAATCCCCATATGCTTAAAAATCTCTACAGAAAGTAAGGACTCGAAAAAGAATCCCAAAGTCAGGGGGTCAGGTCTCAGAGCGGCCTCAGTCTGACCCGCCAAAGTAAGTGAGCTGGCAGTGGCAAACAGGCTGGGGACCTCCAACATGCCCAGCTTCAGACTCTCATAGCCCGATGAAGCACggtcctcccacttcccaccttcCTCGAGCCCCTCAAGACCGTTCTACCTGTATGTCTCGCTGGTGGATCGACCTCTGTTTCCGACTTCATCCGCAGCCTCGGCCAATCAGGTTGAAGCGGGACGGGGCCAAAACACTCTCTCGTTGGACACTGCTCGTAGGGGGCGGGGCGAGGGCGGAGCGCACGTCAAAGCGGAAGTGGGTCGTCGCGCTGTTGATTTCGTAAGCCGCGGCTGCTGAGGAGGTTCCGCTGGCTGCTGTGTACGCGGCGAGTTACACCTGGTGCGGCCCGCTTGACTCCCACTGCGCCCGCAAACCGGGTCTCAACGCCAGCTGCGGCCGGGTAGCCATCTAAACATGGACTCCGCCGGCCAAGGTACGTGTGGGCCTCGCCTCGCCTGGTGGGCTCTGGGCCTCTCCGCCTGCGCCCTCCTACCCCGCTGTCCCTCTTCAGCTCCCAGGCGCCTGGCCTAGAAGTTGCTGCAAGCAGGCGTTCCGCCCCCGGCTGGGACTGCTCCGAGCACTGGTTACCCGGCGCCCTTGCGTCGCCCCTGAGTCTTGGGTTTCGTCACTACACCCCCGCCCAACGCTTGCCCGGCGGACCGCCCTCAGATCCTGCGCATGGCCCTTGGGGACACTCCATCCGGTCCTGGACGCTGGCCGAGGTGCCGAGCGGcgccggggcggggggagggggaggggaggcaacGCCGCCCTCGCGTTGGGCGCAGCGCCCCTTGGGTGGCAACACTGCTCGGAGCCCAGCCTACCTCGGAGTTGTCTCGAGGAGGACGGGTGCAGTGAGTCAGGGGCACAcccagcataccaggcctcttTCCGGAACAGACATCCCAGACCAGTTTGAGGTGGCCGCGGCGGGTGTGGAGCGGGCCCAGAAGCTTGAGATTTTGAGGACGTGATACAAGTCTGTCTTCCATCCTGGAGCTCTAGAGGGTGTGGTGATTAAAACTACATTGATGTAACTTTACTGGATAATTTCAGGATGTTCTTCTACTGTTTGACCTGTATGGGCATACTAATTAAACGTTAGAATTCGTTACATGCACTGGGTTCTGGTCATAAGAACAACAGAAAACACTTACTGaacacttgctatgtgccagacatCATACCAAGTCTGTTTCTGAGATCTTTTTCCATTTCAGAATAACCTGTTTAGATTGGTCCTTGTATTACCCCCGTTTTGCAGATGATTATACAGGCTGAACTGCGACTCACCCAGGTGAGGGGCTAGCCCCCAGTGTTGCCTACTGCACCAGTCAGTGCTTGTTCTCTGTAGGTCCTTTGGTAAGACACTTTCCTGTCTTGGTCTTCTGTAagtcagggggtcttccccagtgACTGGGCAGTGCCCAGCATAATTGGTGAGTGTATAGTTTCATCTGGGGGTGATTTCCGTAGTATCCAGTTTTAGATTTATAGGTAGACACTACCTGTCTGTGAgcgttggtttttaaaaatagaaaagttgtAAAGACTTTAAAGTATTTAATGAATTTAAGAGTTAAGTAGGTTCAACATAGCAGATACAAGTGATGTAAGTAAAACCACATTGGTTGATCTGAGTTAAAAATTTGGGTcaattgatttaaaagaaaacaaaacacgcTTAATTTAGTGAGCATCTCTAGAGCACCATAGAAGTGCCTGACTCCAGCTGTGTGGACATGTGAAGGGAATGACACAGCCAGCTAAATAGAGCTTCTTTGCTTTtaagtgcattttatttttagcagACTCTAGGATTTCTAAAGTAGATAGTCATATCTGCAATttaagacaattttatttctttgcaacctttatgcctttttatttatatatttacgtGGCCAAGCCAATTGACTTGtatcttagttcaccaaccagggactaaacccaggccctctgcagtgaaagcggagtcctaaccactagaccaccagagaattccctttaGTTTACTTTTAAGTGTGCCAAATACCATTCAGAGCTTGTTTGTTCACAGAACGTGCTGATCGAAAAGGAAGATGTTTTCAGTGTTGACTGTACGACATACTAAACGGTGGTCATGTGTTTGAATTGAGAAGAACTGATATAGACCTATTGTTCTTGTAAACCTCTGGTTCATACAGGAAAATGCatttaatgtgaaaaaaacatttgatacagggattgaacctgatctGGATGTAGCAAGGTATGTGAGGTAGTGTTCCCCCTGTGCCTTGCTGCAGCCTCCGTGCTGCGGGATGCGGGTTGAGGATGAATTAAACTGGTTTTGTTTTGGTGACTCCCCACAGGGCCTGGATGACTGTGTTTCTGTGTGTCAGCCTGTGCCCTGGCAGAGCAGCTGATTAGAAAATGATGCTGACTGTATTTACAGCTGTATTAAGttccttctcctttaaaaaaaaaaaaaaaaaggaagatctgTTGGCTCCAGCTGCTTTGTTTGTAGCAAAGATTTTCTGCCTGTGAAGAGAGTATTCTACAGGAGGAGCCAGATTTAGGGAATGGCTGCCTTGTGCCAGCATTTCTGGAACCTGAAGAAGCAACTTACATGGTCTGAGATGTGGCTGCTTTTTGTTTGGTGGCCACAACCATCATTGTAGAACCTTTCAGAGAAAAGGCATTTTCTCCAAATCCTGTCTTGTCCCCCTCCCCAGGGGGAGGCGGAATCTCTGCCCACTTTATTCGTCTATGACTTCTTACTTGATGCACTCTGACCACATTTTGTCTCTGGCAGATATCAACCTGAATTCTCCTAACAAAGGTCTGCTCTCCGACTCTATGACGGATGTCCCTGTGGACACAGCGGTGGCTGCCCAGGCTCCTGCTGTCGAGGGTCTGACGGAGACCGAGGCCGAGGAGCTCAGGGCGGAGCTTGCAAAGGTGCTGTGTCTTGGCTATATGCTCGGGGTTGCTGTGCGGTCCTCTCTGCCTAAAAATGAGCTGGAGTGCTGACTCTGCTCCAGGGGAATTGCCCTGGGAACCCCACAGAATCTGTCCTCTGCAGCCTTGGCTTGTGTGTGTCTGGCACTTTGCAGGCTCTCT
The Bos indicus x Bos taurus breed Angus x Brahman F1 hybrid chromosome 13, Bos_hybrid_MaternalHap_v2.0, whole genome shotgun sequence genome window above contains:
- the ABHD16B gene encoding protein ABHD16B, whose translation is MCVVCFVKALVHVFKIYLTANYTYNFRGWPVDFRWDDVRAAAGSGSSHRALTCAAAAAGVWLLRGAALGEDSPVRLPRAARSQAQCLLQQIRELPSQLASYALAHSLGRWLVYPGSMFLMTRALLPLLQQGQERLVERYRGRRAKLVACDGNEIDTMFMDRRQDPGSHGRGLRLVICCEGNAGFYEMGCLSAPLEAGYSVLGWNHPGFGGSTGAPFPQHDANAMDVVVKYALHRLHFPPAHVVVYGWSIGGFTATWATMTYPELGALVLDATFDDLVPLALKVMPHSWKGLVVRTVREHFNLNVAEQLCRYPGPVLLLRRTQDDVVSTAGHLRPLPSGVVEGNRGNELLLRLLQHRYPAVMAREGLAIVTRWLRAGSLAQEAAFYARYRVDDEWCLSLLRSYLTHCEDQQEDEETWGSHGLAFPWLVGQGLSPRRRRQLALFLARKHLKNVEATHCSPLEPEDFQLPWRL